Proteins encoded by one window of Catharus ustulatus isolate bCatUst1 chromosome Z, bCatUst1.pri.v2, whole genome shotgun sequence:
- the LOC117010754 gene encoding uncharacterized protein LOC117010754, which produces MPGLRGSEWGSDFSPVWGFHARMALQSPALKFLLALASLLSAHGQEELFNIQIVPQGTEICRRPPWDSRLQLAPDQKNYAKNQEVLLSCPEGFLPSFTHVKCSSEISSFNLGKPVYREVWTGRNSRGAWVRVRSSVECNEVLQVDSQSFEISSTSIKLKWTCRFPDACQGLRAMCRLVAPSSPPCQAEEVKGEQMLHGQEGTVTCSPLQPFTEYSVTIDLPPNTTLFSWLFMTEQTVPDRPEKLWLDPDRGSLRWNSLPSCKGEIIGYQLNITARNAGDSSVLETERLRLNGSVTELRLPEHSPGSSYTVTIQGLTAAGAGAALLKEFHTGSSSDTPRPRDISCRSARDTAPSQGTAVLALSPIARGSEAASEHQLIVVPTHNGSVIESICSGQPQLLNASVYVAALLNLTVPTNFVLGDGSRGRGEHNAALRPGSDYTALLRLVRLSPQAEKFTCVCYSFSVVAGQTAGQTAGQWHGIVIGVVVLLAVLLVTAVILWFVLSR; this is translated from the exons ATGCCTGGGCTCAGAGGCAGTGAGTGGGGCTCAGATTTCAGTCCTGTTTGGGGATTTCATGCTAGGATGGCCCTGCAGTCACCAGCTCTGAAGTTTCTCCTGGCCCTTGCATCTCTACTGTCAGCACATGGCCAGGAAGAACTTTTCAACATTCAAATAGTGCCCCAGGGAACAG AAATTTGCCGAAGGCCCCCATGGGACTCCAGACTCCAGTTGGCACCAGACCAGAAGAATTATGCAAAGAATCAAGAAGTGttgctgagctgccctgaagGATTCCTGCCATCCTTCACCCATGTTAAATGTTCGAGTGAGATTTCATCTTTCAATCTCGGGAAACCTGTTTACAGAGAAGTGTGGACTGGAAGAAACTCCAGAGGTGCCTGGGTCCGTGTTCGCTCCAGTGTGGAGTGCAATG AAGTCCTTCAGGTTGACTCTCAGAGCTTTGAGATTTCCAGCACCAGCATCAAACTGAAGTGGACCTGCAGGTTCCCTGATGCCTGCCAGGGCTTGAGGGCCATGTGCCGGCTGGTAGcgccttcctcccctccctgtcagGCTGAGGAGGTGAAAGGAGAGCAGATGTTACACGGCCAGGAGGGAACAGTCACCTGCTCCCCTTTGCAGCCCTTCACTGAGTACAGTGTCACCATCGACTTGCCCCCCAACACAACCCTTTTCTCATGGTTGTTCATGACGGAGCAAACAG TGCCGGACAGAccggagaagctgtggctggatCCCGACAGGGGCTCTCTCAGGTGGAACTCGCTGCCTTCCTGCAAGGGGGAGATCATCGGATACCAG ctgaaCATCACGGCCAGGAATGCAGGGGACAGCAGCGTGCTGGAGACGGAGCGGCTGCGGCTCAATGGCTCCGTCACTGAGCTGCGGCTGCcggagcacagccctggcagcagctaCACCGTGACCATCCAGGGACTGACGGCTGCTGGAGCCGGGGCTGCCTTGCTGAAGGAGTtccacacaggcagcagctccg ACACCCCGCGGCCCCGGGACATCAGCTGCCGCAGCGCCCGCGACACCGCCCCGTCGCAAGGCACGGCCGTGCTTGCCCTCAGCCCCATCGCCCGTGGCTCCGAGGCAGCCAG CGAGCACCAGCTGATCGTGGTCCCGACGCACAACGGCTCGGTGATCGAGAGCATCTGCtcggggcagccacagctcctcaaTGCCAGCGTCTACGTGGCCGCTCTTCTCAACCTCACCGTCCCCACGAACTTCGTGCTGGGCGACGGGAGCCGCGGGCGGGGCGAGCACAACGCTGCCCTCCGCCCGGGCAGCGACTACACGGCCCTGCTGCGCCTCGTCCGCCTCTCGCCGCAG GCAGAGAAGTTCACCTGTGTCTGCTACAGCTTCTCTGTTG TTGCAGGGCAGACTGCAGGGCAGACTGCAGGCCAGTGGCATGGGATTGTGATTGGAGTGGTTGTGCTGTTGGCAGTGCTCCTTGTGACTGCAGTCATCCTGTGGTTTGTGCTCTCCAG
- the LOC117010755 gene encoding uncharacterized protein LOC117010755: MALPVLALTFLLTLAPLLLAQGQTHHGPVTPREAETCQKPHWDSRLQLAPDQESYKKNEEVMLSCPQGFQPPFTHVKCTGKVLSVVNGKPLHREAWSGKDSRGSWINIQPNPGRVQCFDILQVVPETLEVSSTSIKLNWTCLLPNMCQHIRARCRLERRSSSNCEAEEVKGEEILQGQEGTFICSPLQPFTVYSVTISLLPSTILYTRLLRTKEIVPDKLEKLWLDPSTGSLRWTALPSCKGEIIGYQLNITTMRAADGSFLEFSQVLVNQSVSEYVPPHQTAGSKYLVTVQGLTAAGAGAAAQLEFQTYALVSGQVLDPWRSVIVVVVVVVLLIPLSAGILWFVFCR; the protein is encoded by the exons ATGGCCCTGCCAGTGCTGGCTCTGACATTCCTCCTGACCcttgctcctctgctgcttgcacagggacagacacaccaCGGTCCTGTGACTCCGCGGGAAGCAG AAACATGCCAAAAACCTCACTGGGACTCCAGACTCCAGCTGGCACCAGACCAGGAGAGTTACAAGAAGAATGAAGAAGTGAtgctgagctgtccccagggtttcCAGCCACCCTTCACCCACGTCAAATGTACAGGAAAAGTTCTGTCTGTTGTCAATGGAAAACCTTTGCACAGAGAAGCTTGGAGTGGAAAGGACAGCAGAGGCAGTTGGATCAACATTCAGCCCAACCCAGGCAGGGTACAGTGCTTTG ACATCCTCCAGGTTGTCCCTGAGACCCTGGAGGTTTCCAGCACCAGCATCAAACTGAACTGGACCTGCCTGCTCCCTAACATGTGCCAGCATATTCGGGCCAGGTGCCGGCTGGAGCGGCGTTCCTCCTCTAACTGTGAGGCTGAGGAGGTGAAGGGAGAGGAGATACTACAAGGCCAGGAGGGAACTTTCATCTGCTCCCCTCTACAGCCCTTCACTGTCTACAGTGTCACCATCTCCCTGCTGCCTAGCACAATCTTGTACACACGGCTCCTCAGAACGAAGGAAATAG TGCCAGACAaactggagaagctgtggctggatcccagcacagggtcCCTCAGGTGGACGGCGCTGCCCTCCTGCAAAGGGGAGATCATTGGATACCAG CTGAACATCACCACCATGAGAGCAGCGGATGGCAGCTTCCTCGAATTCAGCCAGGTGTTGGTGAACCAGTCTGTCTCTGAGTATGTGCCTCCTCATCAGACAGCTGGCAGCAAGTACCTGGTGACTGTTCAGGGTCTGAcggcagctggggctggggctgcagcacagctggaattccaAACCTACGCCCTGG TTTCAGGGCAGGTTCTGGACCCTTGGAGATCTGTCATTgtagtggtggtggtggtggtgctgttGATCCCCTTGTCTGCTGGGATCCTCTGGTTTGTGTTCTGCAGGTGA